DNA sequence from the Halorussus limi genome:
ACCCCGGCGGCTTTCTGGCGACCGACCGAGCCAAGGAGATATACCGCGACGCGCTCGGCCTGCTCAAGGACCGGACCGTCACGAGTTACGGCGAGAAGCGCCTCGAGACGCTCTACCCGAGCGGCGTCGAGTCGCGCATCGAGGAGGCACGCGAGTTCGCCGAGTCGGCGCTGGAACGGTCCCCCGACCCCGACGTGTTGGACGCGCTCGCCGACGTGGAACCGCTCTCCCCGCCCCGCGACGTGTCGGTCCGCGACCGGTGTCTGGCGACCGCCGACGCCGAGCGGTACACCGAGGCGAAGGACGCGATTCCCGAACTGAGCGTCGAGGTGGTCGAGGACGCCCGCGACCTCGCGGACCTCGCGCGGGGCTACTCGACGGTGGTCGCGCTCGACGAGGAGTTCGCCGGCGTGGCCGTCGACGGCGACGTGCGGGTCGAACCCGACGCGCTGGAGCGCCCCGCGGAGGTCGTTCCCGAGCGCGTGCTGGCCTTCTACGCCGCGAACCGCGAGTGTCTGCAGGCCGCGGCGCGGGTCCACCGCGCCGCCGGCATCGACCCGCCGCTGGAGTTGGACGCGCTCGAAGACGCGCTGGCGCGGGTGGACTCGGAGGGGACCGTCGTCGGCGACGACGAGTTGGACCGCCTCTCGCGGGCCGTGGACGACCTCGACGCCGCGGCCTCGACCGCCGAGAGCGTCGCCAACGACGCGCTCCGGGAGGCCATCGAGGAGCAGGACGTGACCGTCGAGGGGTCGGACCTGCTCTCGCTGGTCGAGCAGGGCGCGGGCGTCGACTCGCTCCTCGCCCGGGAGTTGAGCGACGAGTACGCCGCCGCGGTCGAACAGGCCCGCGAGGAGCTAATCGACTCGCTCGACTTGGACTCGGGCGAGGCCGAGGTCGCCCGCCGGGCGTTCTCCGAGGAACCGACCTTCCCGGTCGAACGCGACGAGGAGGTCGTCTCGCGGCTTCGCGACGACCTGCAGGCCGCCAAGGACCGCCGGGCCACCCGCCGGAAGCGCGAACTCGCGGCCGACCTCGCGGACCGCCGCGAGGACGCCGAGCGACTGGTCCGGACCGCGCTGGAGTTGGACGTGGAGTTGGCCGTCGCGCGCTTCGCTCGGGACTTCGACTGCGTGATGCCGGAGTTCACGGACTCGGGCTTCGAAATCGTCGGCGGGCGCTCGCCCCTACTTGACGTGTCGTTCGAGGCGGTCGAACCGGTGGACTACGACGTGTCGGGCGTCGCGCTCCTCTCGGGCGTCAACAGCGGCGGGAAGACCTCGACGCTCGATTTGGTCGCGCTCGTCGCTATCTTGGCACACATGGGCCTGCCGGTGCCCGCCGAGTCGGTCCGCATCGAGCGATTCGGCGAACTCCACTACCACGCCAAGACGCAGGGCACCCTCGACGCCGGGGCCTTCGAGTCCACGCTCCGGGAGTTCGCGGGACTGGCGACCGGCGGCGAGCGGTCGTCGGCGAACGGCCGGGCGAGCGCCGCCGACGGGTCGGGCGGGGCCGACGGGACGAACGGCGCGAACCGACTGGTGCTGGTGGACGAACTGGAGAGCATCACCGAACCCGGCGCGAGCGCCAAGATAATCGCCGGAATCCTCGAGGAGTTGCGCGGCCGGGACGTGACCGGCGTGTTCGTCTCCCACCTCGCGGCCGAGATTCGGGAGATGGCCGACTACGACGTGCCGGTGGACGGCATCGAGGCGAAGGGACTGGAGGACGGCGAGTTGGTCGTGAACCGCTCGCCGGTGAAGAACCACCTCGCGCGCTCGACGCCCGAACTCATCGTGGAGAAACTGGCCGGGGACTCCGACGGGGAGTTCTACGACAGACTGCTGGAGAAGTTCTGAGAGTCGGCCGACTCCACCTCCACCGGAAACGAAGGGCCGGACGGCGAGGTGCCGCAGGTCGGGCGACGAACCACCTCGTCGCCGGAGAGGTCCGGCGGCTGACAGCCGGTCGGCTCAAGTGACTTCGGCCGAGTCGAGAACCTCCAAATCGGCGTGTTGGAACCCTCTATGCGTTAATATTTTTAGCTGCCGAAAGGTTAAGTAGCTGGGACAGCGAGGTGAAAGTGATGGCAGACGACCCCGAGGAGGGGATGCTCTCGTGGGACGAGTCCGTGTTCCGAGACGAACACGTCTTCGAAATCGACTACGTCCCGGAGACGTTCGCCCACCGCGAAAGCGAGATGCGGAGCCTGAAGTACGCGCTCCGCCCCGCCGCGCGTGGATCCCGGCCCCTGAACGTCATCACCCGCGGTCCGCCCGGCACCGGCAAGACCACCGCGGTCCAGAAGGTGTTCGGCGAACTCGGGACCCAGACCGACGTCCGGACCGTCCGGGTCAACTGTCAGGTCGACTCGACGCGCTACTCGGTGTTCTCCCGGGTCTTCGAGGGCATCTTCGAGTACGAACCGCCCTCCTCGGGCATCTCGTTCAAGAAGCTCTTCCGCCAGATTACCGAGAAACTGGTCGAGGAGGACGAGGTGCTGGTGGTCGCGCTCGACGACGTGAACTACCTCTTCTACGAGGGCGAGGCCTCCGACACGCTCTACTCGCTGCTGCGCGCCCACGAGGCCCACTCCGGCGCGAAAATCGGCGTCATCGTCGTCTCCTCGGACCTGAACCTCGACGTCATCGAGGACTTGGACGGCCGGGTCCAGAGCGTCTTCCGACC
Encoded proteins:
- a CDS encoding ORC1-type DNA replication protein, which encodes MADDPEEGMLSWDESVFRDEHVFEIDYVPETFAHRESEMRSLKYALRPAARGSRPLNVITRGPPGTGKTTAVQKVFGELGTQTDVRTVRVNCQVDSTRYSVFSRVFEGIFEYEPPSSGISFKKLFRQITEKLVEEDEVLVVALDDVNYLFYEGEASDTLYSLLRAHEAHSGAKIGVIVVSSDLNLDVIEDLDGRVQSVFRPEEVYFPVYDREEIVDILRERVERGFHEGVVSTEVLDEVARLTAESGDLRVGIDLLRRAGLNAEMRASRTVNLEDVEQAYEKSKYVHLSHSLQALSESEIELLEVIAENDGERAGDVYDSFHDQTGLGYTRYSEIINKLDQLDIIDATYTNVEGRGRSRQLSLRYEPEAVLNRLEGS
- a CDS encoding endonuclease MutS2, with the translated sequence MELEAIPGVGSKTAAALSELDDPERALETGDVAELASAPGITEGRAAAIARGAVRRRHDDPGGFLATDRAKEIYRDALGLLKDRTVTSYGEKRLETLYPSGVESRIEEAREFAESALERSPDPDVLDALADVEPLSPPRDVSVRDRCLATADAERYTEAKDAIPELSVEVVEDARDLADLARGYSTVVALDEEFAGVAVDGDVRVEPDALERPAEVVPERVLAFYAANRECLQAAARVHRAAGIDPPLELDALEDALARVDSEGTVVGDDELDRLSRAVDDLDAAASTAESVANDALREAIEEQDVTVEGSDLLSLVEQGAGVDSLLARELSDEYAAAVEQAREELIDSLDLDSGEAEVARRAFSEEPTFPVERDEEVVSRLRDDLQAAKDRRATRRKRELAADLADRREDAERLVRTALELDVELAVARFARDFDCVMPEFTDSGFEIVGGRSPLLDVSFEAVEPVDYDVSGVALLSGVNSGGKTSTLDLVALVAILAHMGLPVPAESVRIERFGELHYHAKTQGTLDAGAFESTLREFAGLATGGERSSANGRASAADGSGGADGTNGANRLVLVDELESITEPGASAKIIAGILEELRGRDVTGVFVSHLAAEIREMADYDVPVDGIEAKGLEDGELVVNRSPVKNHLARSTPELIVEKLAGDSDGEFYDRLLEKF